One window from the genome of Magnolia sinica isolate HGM2019 chromosome 4, MsV1, whole genome shotgun sequence encodes:
- the LOC131242404 gene encoding uncharacterized protein LOC131242404 — translation MGSNKAIAPPPPTSECCMCGDYGLSDELFRCTICLSRSQHRYCSDLYPKAESYRLCNWCLKEEGRKAMKESATCSNNSSNSYKNSSSSNETGMKLQRSSFSLHVNSPIKKQRSPDRSLQKKNLTGCTEESFRRTRSEDISNVRTRSKQVFRGKVRRYKLLEEVSS, via the exons ATGGGAAGCAACAAAGCAATTGCACCACCACCACCAACCTCAGAATGTTGTATGTGCGGTGACTACGGTCTGTCTGACGAGCTCTTTCGATGTACAATCTGCCTATCTAGATCGCAACACCG ATATTGCAGTGATCTCTATCCAAAAGCAGAGTCGTATCGATTGTGCAACTGGTGCTTGAAAGAAGAAGGTCGAAAGGCAATGAAAGAATCAGCGACATGCAGTAATAACAGTAGCAATAGCTATAAGAATAGCAGCAGTAGTAATGAGACAGGCATGAAATTGCAAAGGAGCTCCTTCTCATTGCATGTAAACAGCCCCATCAAGAAGCAGAGATCTCCAGACCGGTCTCTGCAAAAAAAGAACCTAACAGGTTGCACAGAGGAGTCATTTAGACGGACGAGATCGGAAGATATATCCAACGTGAGGACGAGATCAAAGCAAGTATTTAGAGGTAAGGTTCGACGGTATAAGCTCTTGGAGGAAGTTTCTAGCTAA